One window from the genome of Ananas comosus cultivar F153 linkage group 13, ASM154086v1, whole genome shotgun sequence encodes:
- the LOC109719594 gene encoding pentatricopeptide repeat-containing protein At2g38420, mitochondrial produces the protein MRRWKPALSPHYKTKRHERVVAESCALESFKLKLGADPEPGADSFVSLLTDSFRAYDSAPTPAAYSFALSHLFRHPHLLGSHLPQILSHLESSDQSPTPEAIFLDLIRNFGKFGLIREALDVFFKIPRLRCAPTAKSLNLLLGILCRRKEGLLLVRDVLLRSPELNIRIEESTFRVLVRALCRIGKVGSAIELMRLMPLHECEPDAKMYSLVLRTICKELGSAEAVDFLEEMRSVGFVPSVPECNAVIGALVRDGKVNDAYFVLNQMIFDGRRPDVGSYNMVLSGLSSKGNFKEVDELFDEMLLTGTVPDKFTYNTYIDGLCKRGDFERAGRMVECMGRVGCNPDIETYNILIAGYVRVSEIRKAREVMNEVRENGIRWNSHTFRILIDGLCLEGRMMEAYQLFLEMLREGCDPGPSSFDRLVCGLCEKGLFSEAIQVLMEMVGRSYAPDARSWTAILEGLEMSSNLSNTCLCLVYGATSLPQKAEASKNEAFCKQELKDVEEELQKYC, from the exons ATGAGACGATGGAAACCGGCGCTCTCTCCGCACTACAAAACGAAGCGGCACGAAAGAGTCGTCGCCGAGTCCTGCGCCCTCGAATCCTTCAAGCTTAAACTCGGCGCCGACCCCGAACCCGGCGCCGACTCcttcgtctccctcctcaccgacTCCTTCCGCGCCTACGACTCCGCCCCGACCCCCGCCGCGTACTCCTTCGCCCTATCCCACCTCTTCCGCCACCCTCACCTCCTCGGCTCCCACCTCCCCCAGATCCTCTCCCACCTCGAATCCTCCGACCAATCCCCCACCCCGGAGGCCATTTTCCTCGATTTGATCCGCAATTTCGGTAAATTCGGCTTGATCCGCGAGGCCCTCGACGTGTTCTTCAAAATCCCCCGTTTACGGTGCGCGCCCACTGCGAAATCACTAAATTTGTTGCTGGGGATCCTGTGTAGGCGAAAGGAGGGCCTTTTGTTGGTCAGGGACGTGCTATTGAGGTCCCCGGAGCTGAATATTCGAATCGAGGAGTCCACATTTAGGGTTCTTGTTAGGGCACTTTGTAGAATTGGGAAGGTGGGCTCGGCGATCGAGCTTATGCGTCTGATGCCGCTTCACGAGTGCGAGCCCGATGCAAAGATGTATTCTTTGGTGCTTCGAACGATTTGTAAGGAGCTGGGCTCCGCGGAGGCCGTGGATTTCTTAGAGGAAATGCGGAGTGTCGGTTTCGTGCCGAGTGTGCCGGAGTGTAATGCGGTGATCGGGGCGCTTGTTAGGGATGGGAAGGTGAATGATGCTTATTTTGTTCTCAATCAGATGATTTTTGATGGGCGGAGGCCGGATGTCGGTAGCTATAATATGGTTCTTAGTGGGTTAAGTTCGAAGGGAAATTTTAAAGAGGTTGATGaactgttcgatgaaatgcttCTGACGGGTACTGTGCCGGATAAGTTTACTTACAACACCTACATTGATGGGTTGTGTAAGCGAGGGGATTTTGAAAGAGCTGGTAGAATGGTTGAGTGCATGGGGAGAGTAGGGTGCAATCCTGATATAGAGACCTATAACATACTAATTGCTGGGTATGTAAGGGTTAGTGAGATAAGGAAAGCAAGGGAGGTGATGAATGAAGTGCGTGAGAATGGAATTAGATGGAATTCGCATACTTTTAGAATTTTGATTGATGGGTTATGTTTGGAAGGTCGAATGATGGAAGCATATCAGTTGTTTTTGGAAATGCTGAGAGAGGGGTGCGATCCGGGGCCTTCGAGTTTTGATCGTCTAGTATGCGGCTTGTGTGAGAAAGGGCTTTTCTCCGAAGCAATTCAAGTTCTCATGGAGATGGTCGGCAGGTCTTATGCTCCCGATGCCAGGTCTTGGACAGCTATCCTCGAGGGACTCGAAATGAGTTCAAATTTATCTAACACCTGTCTTTGTCTGGTTTATGGAGCAACTTCTCTACCCCAGAAAGCAGAAGCTTCCAAAAATGAGGCATTTTGCAAACAAGAA CTGAAAGATGTTGAGGAGGAATTACAAAAATATTGTTGA
- the LOC109719094 gene encoding DNA-directed RNA polymerase III subunit RPC4-like, which translates to MKNEMDGSSSAPPPRKLKFAPKIPPRKTQKTVVPKVEPSETKEETIDKELLMKLRTAKTNDGFGQRKSKNEKEASSTQVAFGPVNSLKARSFPLPRDTTTTDASSPKIDKEYAEPWDYTHTNYPVTLPLRRPYSGNPELLDEEEFGEAAKSSVPNEDDVNAAEQLGLMEETDEPQFLFFQLPAVLPLAKKPDASADAKKGSNKTVLASKLEEVPEGRIGKILVYKSGKVKMKLGDLLFDVSPGANCVFAQDVAVVDTKEKQCCIVGELGKRVVVTPDINSLLGCSEDIDVSSYP; encoded by the exons ATGAAGAACGAAATGGATGGCTCTTCTTCTGCTCCCCCTCCTCGCAAG TTAAAATTCGCACCCAAAATCCCTCCTCGCAAGACGCAAAAGACTGTTGTACCAAAAGT GGAACCATCTGAGACAAAAGAAGAGACCATCGATAAGGAGCTTCTGATGAAACTTAGAACTGCAAAG aCTAATGATGGTTTTGGTCAGAGAAAGTCTAAGAATGAAAAGGAAG CTTCCTCAACGCAAGTCGCATTTGGCCCAGTGAATTCTTTGAAGGCAAGATCATTTCCTCTTCCTAGAGATACTACTACTACAG ATGCATCATCTCCCAAAATAGATAAAGAATATGCGGAACCCTGG GACTATACCCACACAAATTATCCTGTTACTCTTCCTTTGAGAAGGCCCTATTCAGGAAATCCAG AACTTCTTGATGAAGAGGAATTTGGGGAGGCTGCAAAAAGCTCAGTTCCAAATGAGGATGACGTAAATGCAGCTGAGCAACTTGGGCTGATG GAGGAAACGGATGAACCACAATTCCTATTCTTTCAGTTGCCGGCTGTTCTTCCCTTAGCGAAAAAGCCCGATGCATCAGCAGACGCCAAAAAAGGGTCTAATAAGACAGTTCTTGCTTCAAAACTGGAGGAGGTTCCCGAGGGCCGTATTGGGAAAATTCTGGTTTACAAGAGTGGAAAAGTAAAGATGAAGTTGGGAGATTTGCTATTTGAT GTTTCTCCAGGCGCCAATTGTGTTTTTGCTCAAGACGTCGCGGTAGTTGATACTAAAGAGAAGCAGTGTTGCATTGTTGGAGAGCTTGGGAAGCGTGTCGTGGTAACGCCCGATATCAACTCTCTTCTGGGTTGTAGTGAAGATATAGATGTTTCGTCGTACCCATAA
- the LOC109719053 gene encoding uncharacterized protein LOC109719053 — translation MRGERTPGASPTRRRAPRSGGSVSVGNSSTDGKIASLATSSESCSGTQDAPPRAVEQEEAEASVDSESSSCSLKLAECDSERRPFDTCVDESKTLELNREKRSNGTRPSVGTSSLDGKIAGLATSCVSSSGTRGIPLRTVKQEEAKASVDRKSSSCSSKLAECDSERRPFDTCVDESKTFESYSDTRGGPFRDVKQGEAKASVDRKSSSCSWKLAGCDSERRPFDICLDESKRTVFTLRPSLLELNREKRRNRQKKYLRPGMVLLKGFIGHHDQVSIIKKCRELGIGAGGFYTPGYSDGAKLHLLMMCLGKNWDPETSSYEEKRFFDGAVPPKIPQLFKKLVENAIQASHDFLVQEEGVKNVEGELPWMSPDICIANFYSNSGKLGLHQDKDESKSSLVKGLPVVSFSLGDSAEFLYGVERDAAKAERIELESGDVLLFGGKSRNIFHGVPCIKPKTAPKRLIEDSNLRPGRLNLTFRQY, via the exons ATGAGGGGCGAGCGAACCCCCGGCGCGTCCCCGACTCGCCGACGCGCGCCGCGGAGCGGCGGATCG GTCTCTGTTGGAAACTCTTCAACGGACGGAAAAATTGCCAGTCTAGCGACCTCGAGTGAAAGCTGCAGTGGCACACAAGACGCTCCTCCTCGAGCTGTTGAacaagaagaagcagaagcttctgTAGATAGCGAAAGTTCTTCCTGTAGCTTGAAACTTGCTGAATGTGATTCTGAGAGAAGACCTTTCGATACATGTGTGGATGAGAGCAAAACGCTCGAACTcaatagagaaaaaagaagtaatGGCACACGACCTTCTGTTGGAACCTCTTCTTTGGACGGAAAAATAGCCGGTTTGGCGACCTCATGTGTAAGCAGCAGTGGCACACGAGGCATTCCTCTTCGAACTGTTAAAcaagaagaagcaaaagcttCTGTAGATAGGAAAAGTTCTTCCTGTAGCTCGAAACTTGCTGAATGTGATTCTGAGAGAAGACCTTTCGATACATGTGTGGATGAGAGCAAAACGTTCGAAAGTTATAGTGACACACGAGGCGGTCCTTTCCGAGATGTTAAACAAGGAGAAGCAAAAGCTTCTGTAGATAGGAAAAGTTCTTCCTGTAGCTGGAAACTTGCTGGATGTGATTCTGAGAGAAGACCTTTCGATATATGTCTGGATGAGAGCAAACGTACCGTCTTCACGTTGCGACCTTCTCTACTTGAACTcaatagagaaaaaagaaggaacCGCCAGAAGAAATATTTGAGACCTGGAATGGTGCTCTTAAAAGGTTTCATTGGACATCATGATCAG GTTAGTATCATAAAAAAATGCCGAGAACTTGGCATTGGTGCGGGAGGATTCTACACACCAGGCTACTCAGACGGTGCGAAGTTACATCTCCTAATGATGTGTTTAGGCAAGAATTGGGATCCAGAAACTAGCTCATACGAAGAGAAACGGTTCTTTGATGGTGCCGTACCGCCCAAAATTCCTCAGCTCTTTAAGAAGTTGGTAGAAAATGCCATTCAAGCTTCGCATGATTTCCTAGTCCAAGAGGAGGGAGTTAAAAATGTTGAGGGGGAACTTCCTTGGATGTCGCCTGATATTTGCATTGCGAACTTCTATAGCAACAGTGGAAAACTAGGCCTTCATCAG GACAAAGATGAGAGCAAAAGCAGCCTTGTCAAGGGGTTACCTGTTGTTTCCTTCTCTCTGGGTGACTCAGCAGAGTTCTTGTACGGAGTCGAGAGAGATGCTGCGAAGGCTGAAAGGATCGAACTCGAGTCCGGTGATGTTCTGTTGTTCGGCGGCAAGTCGAGGAATATATTCCATGGAGTTCCATGCATCAAACCAAAGACGGCACCGAAGCGGCTAATTGAGGACAGTAATCTTCGGCCCGGACGCCTGAATCTTACATTCAGGCAATATTAG
- the LOC109719685 gene encoding G-type lectin S-receptor-like serine/threonine-protein kinase SD2-5, with protein sequence MGLHSFLLPSLFSSFFIIAALSTLDFPLGAQVTIPIPSAFESGFKGRAFVLDARRAPPNFRVALSVEAISSGGGGGSSGYLCSLVVFLKETKVWTSDYAAKFLPAKSCVLKLTENGDLRLTDSVGKIGWRTLTSGRGVKELHLQKDTGNLILRDAENKTKWQSFDYPGSVLLRGQRLNTPARLTTFPTDFSVYYSLELQQGKLVTYLNWRDKKYSYWKFSPRGDRNISFAQLGWRGLKLFDRNSRKIAQILAGGSVRFLSLGSKGNLGLYYYSTARGKFEASFKALRFCDLPLSCGPCGVCSSSTNTCKYLQLSRMEKNNIGTSFCGDSASEVVMEEIKGVDTVLRPPFPKANLSLEECLGSCLEDCSCAAAFYMERECFLYKLVGGLREVENGSGFSYWVKIQKEKIRVHGVSSSLLTKILILGGVIDGVALFVIMWGLLYYFCKIHKKTDNSEPNNN encoded by the exons ATGGGCCTTCATAGTTTCCTCCTCCCCTCTCTgttctcctctttttttataattgcaGCGCTATCTACCTTAGACTTTCCTCTCGGAGCCCAAGTAACAATTCCGATCCCTTCGGCCTTTGAATCGGGGTTTAAAGGAAGAGCATTCGTGCTCGATGCAAGACGGGCGCCTCCGAACTTTAGAGTGGCACTGAGTGTTGAGGCCATCAgcagcggtggcggcggcggcagttCGGGGTATTTGTGTTCACTTGTAGTTTTTTTGAAAGAAACAAAAGTGTGGACGTCGGATTACGCAGCAAAGTTTCTACCGGCCAAAAGTTGCGTGCTTAAGTTGACAGAAAACGGTGACCTGCGGTTGACAGACTCCGTTGGAAAGATCGGTTGGCGGACTCTGACGTCGGGACGAGGTGTGAAG GAACTCCACCTTCAAAAGGACACAGGAAATCTCATTCTCAGAGATGCAGAGAACAAAACCAAATGGCAAAGCTTCGACTATCCGGGAAGCGTCCTGCTGCGCGGCCAACGGCTTAACACACCAGCTCGTCTAACGACTTTTCCGACCGACTTCTCGGTGTACTACTCCTTAGAGCTCCAACAAGGAAAGCTGGTAACTTACCTCAACTGGAGAGACAAGAAGTACTCCTACTGGAAATTCTCGCCGCGCGGCGACAGGAACATCTCATTTGCTCAACTGGGCTGGAGGGGCCTGAAACTTTTCGACAGGAACTCGAGAAAGATCGCGCAGATACTAGCGGGAGGATCGGTACGGTTCTTATCATTGGGAAGTAAAGGAAACTTAGGGCTGTACTACTATTCGACAGCGCGCGGAAAATTTGAAGCTTCATTTAAAGCACTCAGATTTTGTGACCTTCCCCTCTCTTGTGGACCTTGTGGGGTGTGTTCTTCTTCAACCAACACATGCAAATATCTGCAACTATCAAGGATGGAGAAGAATAACATTGGTACAAGCTTTTGTGGGGACTCTGCTTCTGAGGTGGTAATGGAGGAAATAAAGGGGGTTGATACTGTTCTTAGGCCTCCATTCCCAAAAGCAAATTTGAGCTTGGAGGAGTGTCTGGGTTCATGCTTGGAGGATTGCTCTTGTGCTGCTGCTTTTTACATGGAGAGGGAGTGTTTTCTCTATAAATTGGTGGGGGGTTTGAGAGAAGTAGAAAATGGAAGTGGGTTTAGTTATTGGGTGAAGATCCAAAAGGAGAAAATTAGGGTTCATGGGGTTTCTTCTAGCCTCCTAACAAAGATTTTGATCTTAGGTGGGGTTATTGATGGGGTGGCCCTTTTTGTAATAATGTGGGGGTTGCTGTACTATTTCTGCAAAATTCACAAGAAAACGGATAATTCGGAACCGAATAACAATTGA
- the LOC109719312 gene encoding RNA-directed DNA methylation 4 isoform X1, with the protein MAQPADPSAAASSSNPDATAKVKPVVVRVKRKSSQARLDAFWLEINERPLKRRLLDIGNLSISSSISEQGEAKPKKLLVQHVETVRQSEDIKDVLHSFLLDPSGQEEPKSKNVERKNRFKQDNQKQDKLRSIARQNHEDRVRSARFEQIWRSRKGGRDADNESLREICHLYDVVRVDVEDEESERVQKQKGSSIEDDAILCNYLPLIREYIPTAAAEIESDIFSHQSREDKYVYDLYTVEDGVDSNMEDAETNYPLVQVDDDEDYYDGPEHSEYETDDSNAEDNPLNDYPEEESSEDEDDENKDPFDDLDGSDSQYEDEVVEIDEDEENWRWEHR; encoded by the exons ATGGCACAGCCTGCAGATCCTTCTGCGGCCGCCTCATCTTCCAATCCGGATGCTACTGCTAAGGTGAAGCCAGTTGTTGTTCGGGTTAAGCGGAAGTCTTCTCAGGCCAGGCTGGATGCATTCT GGCTAGAGATCAATGAGAGGCCGCTAAAGAGGCGGTTGCTGGATATTGGGAACCTCTCCATCTCCAGTTCCATCTCAGAACAAG GGGAAGCTAAACCAAAGAAGCTTTTAGTGCAGCACGTTGAGACTGTAAGGCAGTCTGAAGATATCAAAGATGTTTTGCATTCTTTTCTG CTTGATCCCAGCGGTCAGGAGGAGCCGAAGAGTAAGAATGTGGAGCGGAAGAACAGATTCAAACAAGATAAT CAGAAGCAAGATAAGCTGCGTTCAATAGCAAGACAAAACCATGAG GATCGAGTAAGAAGTGCTCGCTTTGAACAAATATGGAGAAGTAGAAAAGGGGGCAGAGATGCAGATAATGAATCTTTGAGAGAAATATGCCATCTTTATGATGTTGTTCGAGTTGATGTTGAGGATGAAGAATCTGAAAGGGTACAAAAGCAAAA AGGTTCTTCGATAGAAGATGATGCAATTTTGTGTAATTATCTGCCACTTATAAGGGAGTACATACCGACAGCTGCCGCAGAGATCGAATCAGATATCTTTTCTCATCAATCCAGAGAAG ATAAGTACGTTTACGACCTATATACTGTGGAGGATGGTGTGGATAGCAACATGGAGGATGCGGAAACCAACTATCCACT GGTGCAAGTTGATGACGACGAGGATTACTACGACGGCCCTGAACACTCTGAATATGAAACTGATGATTCAAATG cCGAAGATAACCCTCTCAATGACTATCCTGAAGAAGAATCATCTGAGGATGAAGACGATGAGAACAAAGACCCTTTTGACGACTTAGACGGCTCCGACTCTCAATACGAGGATGAGGTTGTTGAAATCGACGAAGATGAAGAGAACTGGAGATGGGAGCATCGCTAA
- the LOC109719312 gene encoding RNA-directed DNA methylation 4 isoform X2 — protein sequence MAQPADPSAAASSSNPDATAKVKPVVVRVKRKSSQARLDAFWLEINERPLKRRLLDIGNLSISSSISEQGEAKPKKLLVQHVETVRQSEDIKDVLHSFLLDPSGQEEPKSKNVERKNRFKQDNKQDKLRSIARQNHEDRVRSARFEQIWRSRKGGRDADNESLREICHLYDVVRVDVEDEESERVQKQKGSSIEDDAILCNYLPLIREYIPTAAAEIESDIFSHQSREDKYVYDLYTVEDGVDSNMEDAETNYPLVQVDDDEDYYDGPEHSEYETDDSNAEDNPLNDYPEEESSEDEDDENKDPFDDLDGSDSQYEDEVVEIDEDEENWRWEHR from the exons ATGGCACAGCCTGCAGATCCTTCTGCGGCCGCCTCATCTTCCAATCCGGATGCTACTGCTAAGGTGAAGCCAGTTGTTGTTCGGGTTAAGCGGAAGTCTTCTCAGGCCAGGCTGGATGCATTCT GGCTAGAGATCAATGAGAGGCCGCTAAAGAGGCGGTTGCTGGATATTGGGAACCTCTCCATCTCCAGTTCCATCTCAGAACAAG GGGAAGCTAAACCAAAGAAGCTTTTAGTGCAGCACGTTGAGACTGTAAGGCAGTCTGAAGATATCAAAGATGTTTTGCATTCTTTTCTG CTTGATCCCAGCGGTCAGGAGGAGCCGAAGAGTAAGAATGTGGAGCGGAAGAACAGATTCAAACAAGATAAT AAGCAAGATAAGCTGCGTTCAATAGCAAGACAAAACCATGAG GATCGAGTAAGAAGTGCTCGCTTTGAACAAATATGGAGAAGTAGAAAAGGGGGCAGAGATGCAGATAATGAATCTTTGAGAGAAATATGCCATCTTTATGATGTTGTTCGAGTTGATGTTGAGGATGAAGAATCTGAAAGGGTACAAAAGCAAAA AGGTTCTTCGATAGAAGATGATGCAATTTTGTGTAATTATCTGCCACTTATAAGGGAGTACATACCGACAGCTGCCGCAGAGATCGAATCAGATATCTTTTCTCATCAATCCAGAGAAG ATAAGTACGTTTACGACCTATATACTGTGGAGGATGGTGTGGATAGCAACATGGAGGATGCGGAAACCAACTATCCACT GGTGCAAGTTGATGACGACGAGGATTACTACGACGGCCCTGAACACTCTGAATATGAAACTGATGATTCAAATG cCGAAGATAACCCTCTCAATGACTATCCTGAAGAAGAATCATCTGAGGATGAAGACGATGAGAACAAAGACCCTTTTGACGACTTAGACGGCTCCGACTCTCAATACGAGGATGAGGTTGTTGAAATCGACGAAGATGAAGAGAACTGGAGATGGGAGCATCGCTAA